In Leptolyngbya sp. CCY15150, one DNA window encodes the following:
- a CDS encoding GvpL/GvpF family gas vesicle protein codes for MGYGLYLYGIFPYPGPRNLELVGLDQQPVHTHRIDSFTFLYSEAQQERYLASRRNLLGHERVLEQAMESGYRTLLPLRFGLIIEDWTAVEAQLIIPHAAGLKTLLERLDGQREVGIKVYWETATELESLMAEHEDLRAERDRLMGKSLSMEQVIQIGQAIDEAMGDRKQAVIKTFQDALNPLAAEVVENDPLTDTMIYNAAYLIPWDDEPAFGDRVEELDQTFDDRLRIRYNNFTAPFNFAQLDTLN; via the coding sequence ATGGGATACGGTCTTTATTTATATGGCATCTTTCCATATCCTGGCCCGCGCAACTTAGAGCTAGTTGGGCTGGATCAACAACCGGTTCATACGCATCGCATTGATTCCTTCACTTTCTTATATTCTGAAGCTCAGCAAGAGCGCTATCTGGCCAGCCGCCGCAATCTCTTAGGCCATGAGCGGGTGCTGGAACAAGCGATGGAAAGTGGCTATCGTACCCTATTGCCTCTACGCTTCGGTTTGATTATTGAAGACTGGACGGCAGTGGAAGCGCAGTTGATTATCCCTCACGCCGCTGGTCTGAAGACGCTGCTAGAGCGGCTAGACGGTCAGCGGGAGGTGGGTATCAAGGTCTATTGGGAAACGGCTACGGAGCTGGAATCGCTGATGGCCGAGCATGAGGATCTACGGGCAGAGCGCGATCGCCTCATGGGTAAATCGTTGAGTATGGAGCAGGTGATCCAAATTGGTCAGGCGATTGATGAAGCCATGGGCGATCGCAAGCAGGCGGTGATCAAAACCTTCCAGGATGCCCTCAATCCCCTAGCGGCTGAGGTGGTTGAAAACGATCCGCTCACCGATACCATGATCTACAATGCTGCCTATTTAATTCCTTGGGATGACGAACCAGCCTTTGGCGATCGCGTGGAGGAGCTGGATCAAACCTTTGATGATCGGTTACGTATTCGCTACAACAACTTCACTGCGCCCTTTAACTTTGCTCAGCTTGATACGTTGAATTAA
- the gvpN gene encoding gas vesicle protein GvpN has translation MTTVLQARPRRFVSTPSIERVATRALRYLQSGYPVHLRGPAGTGKTTLALHLADLISRPIMLLFGDDEFKTSDLIGNQLGYTRKKVVDNFIHSVVKMEDELRHNWVDSRLTLACREGFTLVYDEFNRSRPEVNNVLLSALEEKLLVLPPNGNRTEYIRVDPNFRAIFTSNPEEYCGVHDTQDALLDRMITINIPEPDELTQQEIVVHKTGIDRLSASLIVKLVRAFRANTGAVNSSGLRPCLMIAKVCFEHEVEVITTNEEFRDICQDMLLSRTDGSLADATQALWEVFNSLICGDTTITIPVGAPGQAPVSDRPEADAIAQSSAIADPFESAQPTVLDEPVSSAVPTPATPVVEDVVEQPIAEDLAQPENPLPPKSPSLDDLSSDLAVEEPVDQAAIADPTPFVADVYAYFQEVEAARPSDVEAALGINRVQSVNALRSLLAKGFLAKQSTGDATSIYRLSDLSRDRLPLTDLS, from the coding sequence GTGACCACTGTTCTCCAAGCCCGGCCCCGGCGATTTGTTTCAACCCCATCTATTGAGCGTGTCGCGACCCGCGCCTTGCGCTACCTACAATCAGGCTATCCGGTGCATCTACGGGGCCCTGCCGGCACCGGTAAAACCACCCTTGCCCTACATCTGGCAGATTTGATCAGCCGTCCGATCATGCTGCTGTTTGGGGATGATGAGTTTAAAACCTCTGACCTGATTGGCAACCAACTTGGCTACACCCGCAAAAAAGTGGTGGATAACTTTATCCACAGTGTCGTCAAGATGGAAGACGAACTGCGCCACAACTGGGTTGATTCGCGCCTCACCCTGGCCTGCCGTGAAGGCTTCACCCTGGTGTATGACGAATTCAACCGATCGCGCCCGGAGGTGAACAACGTTCTCCTGTCGGCGTTGGAAGAAAAGCTCTTGGTGCTGCCGCCCAACGGCAACCGCACGGAATATATTCGGGTCGATCCTAACTTCCGCGCCATCTTTACCTCTAACCCTGAGGAATATTGCGGGGTACACGACACCCAGGATGCTCTTCTGGATCGGATGATCACCATCAATATTCCCGAGCCCGATGAGCTAACTCAGCAAGAAATTGTTGTCCATAAAACCGGCATCGATCGCTTGAGTGCTTCGTTGATTGTCAAACTGGTGCGGGCGTTCCGCGCGAACACCGGAGCCGTGAATTCTTCAGGACTACGTCCCTGCTTGATGATTGCCAAAGTTTGCTTTGAGCATGAGGTTGAGGTCATCACAACCAATGAAGAATTCCGCGATATCTGTCAAGATATGCTGCTGTCGCGTACGGATGGTTCGCTAGCAGATGCCACCCAAGCGCTATGGGAAGTGTTCAATAGCCTGATCTGTGGCGATACCACGATCACCATACCGGTTGGGGCTCCCGGTCAAGCGCCCGTTAGCGATCGCCCTGAAGCCGACGCGATCGCCCAATCGAGCGCGATCGCCGACCCGTTTGAGTCTGCCCAGCCTACTGTCTTGGATGAGCCCGTATCGTCCGCCGTACCCACCCCTGCTACCCCCGTGGTTGAAGATGTGGTAGAACAGCCCATTGCAGAGGATCTGGCGCAGCCGGAGAACCCCTTGCCCCCAAAGTCTCCAAGCCTAGACGATCTGTCCAGCGACCTAGCGGTCGAGGAACCCGTTGATCAAGCAGCGATCGCAGATCCAACGCCCTTTGTGGCAGATGTCTATGCTTATTTCCAAGAGGTAGAAGCGGCCCGTCCGTCGGATGTAGAAGCGGCCTTGGGTATCAATCGCGTTCAGTCGGTGAATGCGTTGCGATCGCTCCTAGCGAAGGGCTTTCTCGCCAAGCAGAGCACCGGCGACGCTACGTCGATCTACCGCCTCAGCGATCTATCCCGTGATAGACTGCCCCTGACTGACTTGTCTTGA
- a CDS encoding gas vesicle protein has protein sequence MNATPARTTNPQRTITTSTQGSTLADVLERVLDKGIVIAGDISVSVGSTELLSIRIRLLISSVDKAREIGINWWESDPFLSGQARQLMETNQELQARLEGLENELKALKAAPATSDARLD, from the coding sequence ATGAACGCTACCCCCGCACGCACTACCAACCCCCAGCGCACGATTACCACCTCAACTCAGGGATCAACCTTAGCGGATGTTTTAGAGCGGGTGTTGGATAAAGGCATCGTGATTGCAGGCGATATCTCCGTTTCCGTTGGATCGACTGAACTCCTCAGCATTCGGATTCGCCTGCTGATTTCGTCCGTCGATAAAGCTCGTGAAATTGGCATCAACTGGTGGGAAAGCGATCCTTTCCTGAGTGGCCAGGCCCGTCAGCTCATGGAAACCAACCAAGAACTACAGGCGCGGCTGGAGGGTTTGGAAAACGAGTTAAAAGCTCTCAAGGCGGCTCCAGCTACATCTGATGCTCGGTTAGACTAG
- a CDS encoding gas vesicle protein K, giving the protein MTSSDLPFQPAPEELLIKPSFSSGSSSDAGLAPLLLTVIELVRQLMEAQVIRRMEAGELSDRDLERAADSIRQLEEQVLKLCDFFDVDPADLNLDLGEFGTLLPKDNSYYPGESSANPSILELLDRLLHTGVVVEGDVNLGLADLNLIQAKLRLVLTSRPLSSLPAPTLREQASLGPAKDS; this is encoded by the coding sequence ATGACTTCCTCAGATCTACCGTTTCAACCTGCCCCTGAGGAACTCCTCATCAAGCCGTCCTTTTCGTCGGGCAGTTCATCGGATGCCGGGCTGGCTCCGCTCTTGCTAACGGTCATTGAGCTGGTGCGCCAGCTCATGGAAGCTCAGGTGATCCGCCGCATGGAGGCTGGAGAATTGAGCGATCGCGACCTAGAGCGGGCCGCCGACAGCATCCGTCAACTGGAAGAACAGGTGCTGAAGCTGTGTGATTTCTTTGATGTCGATCCCGCCGACCTCAACCTTGATCTGGGCGAATTTGGCACCTTGTTGCCCAAGGATAATAGCTACTATCCCGGTGAGTCGTCGGCCAACCCATCGATCCTAGAACTCCTCGATCGCCTGCTCCATACCGGTGTTGTCGTGGAAGGGGATGTGAACCTAGGTCTCGCTGACCTGAACCTGATTCAAGCCAAACTGCGCCTGGTGTTGACGTCGCGCCCCCTCTCCAGTTTGCCTGCTCCAACTCTTCGAGAGCAAGCCAGCCTAGGGCCAGCGAAAGATTCTTAA
- a CDS encoding TenA family protein, protein MSVAEDLWQANQDLAIACFKNAFVQGIYSGTLPRHKFAYYVGQDAFFLESFARAYSIAAAKAPTWEGFGTFHDLAGGVLSELRLHQSYAQSWQVDLTQITPGAATRRYTDFLLATAWSQDTSVTTAAMLPCMKLYAYLGQQLAQPAIPEHDYTDWIRTYSSPEFDDLAQQLATLAEQAPRTAAVDAAYRYAMECERDFFQAAWEIETET, encoded by the coding sequence ATGTCGGTTGCAGAGGATCTATGGCAGGCTAATCAAGACTTAGCGATCGCTTGTTTCAAGAATGCCTTCGTCCAAGGAATTTACAGCGGCACCTTACCCCGCCATAAGTTTGCCTACTACGTTGGGCAAGATGCCTTTTTTCTAGAATCCTTTGCCCGGGCCTATAGCATTGCCGCGGCCAAAGCTCCGACTTGGGAAGGGTTTGGCACCTTCCATGACCTAGCGGGAGGGGTGTTATCCGAGCTGCGGCTACACCAGAGCTATGCTCAATCCTGGCAGGTAGACCTCACGCAAATAACACCAGGGGCCGCCACCCGCCGCTATACCGATTTCCTACTAGCCACCGCATGGAGCCAGGATACCAGCGTCACCACTGCCGCCATGCTGCCCTGCATGAAACTCTACGCCTACTTGGGGCAGCAGCTCGCCCAGCCTGCCATTCCCGAGCACGACTATACCGATTGGATTAGAACCTACAGCAGCCCTGAGTTTGATGATCTAGCTCAGCAGCTTGCCACCCTAGCGGAACAGGCTCCCCGCACAGCCGCTGTAGATGCCGCCTATCGCTATGCCATGGAATGTGAACGAGATTTCTTCCAGGCCGCCTGGGAGATTGAGACCGAGACCTGA
- a CDS encoding pentapeptide repeat-containing protein, whose translation MKLKCFLIALLMAVVMWGAPAYAFQTADLDQLIATRACVECDLQDIDLRGSNLSGVTLERANLSRANLMAVNLMGANLEGATLDEALMFAVNLLDANLRGVSVFGTELGGAYVCNTTIPSGRISNRDCEDEDELIDEPEDSAVRQDMSDALDEAAAGAEAVDEAANKAADGVLLDANDEADSALDKMMN comes from the coding sequence ATGAAACTCAAATGCTTTTTAATCGCCCTTTTGATGGCTGTAGTTATGTGGGGAGCGCCAGCCTACGCTTTTCAGACTGCTGATCTGGATCAGCTCATTGCTACCCGTGCTTGTGTTGAGTGTGACCTCCAAGACATTGATCTACGAGGCTCCAATCTGAGTGGGGTCACTTTGGAAAGGGCTAATCTCTCCCGCGCTAACCTGATGGCGGTGAATTTAATGGGGGCAAACCTGGAGGGAGCGACGCTGGATGAGGCGTTGATGTTTGCCGTAAATCTGCTTGATGCCAATCTCCGTGGGGTGAGTGTGTTTGGCACGGAACTGGGTGGAGCCTATGTCTGCAACACCACTATTCCCAGTGGACGCATCTCCAATCGCGACTGCGAGGACGAAGATGAGCTGATCGATGAGCCTGAGGATTCTGCTGTGAGGCAAGACATGAGTGACGCTCTGGATGAGGCGGCTGCAGGTGCTGAAGCGGTCGATGAAGCAGCCAATAAGGCGGCCGATGGGGTGCTGCTGGATGCCAATGATGAGGCTGACTCGGCGCTAGACAAGATGATGAACTAG
- a CDS encoding ferredoxin-NADP reductase produces the protein MYNPSAAGKASNTIYGNRLFVYEVEGLRQNLEADKADYPIRKSGSAYITVPYGRMNQEMQRITRLGGRIVNIRPLSEMSRELAEANSPSSSAAPQPSQSAGESKAMTQAAKAEKTTVVPVNLYRPKSPFIGKCISNEPLVGEDGIGIVQHLTFDLSGGDLHYLEGQSIGIIPEGTDDKGKPHKLRLYSIASTRHGDKLDDQTVSLCVRQLEYKHPETNETVYGVCSTYLCNLEPGADVKITGPVGKEMLLPEDPEAKVIMMATGTGIAPFRAYLWRMFKEEERKLNTDYDFKGFAWLIFGIPVTPNILYKEELEAIQEQYPDNFRLTYAISREQQNPEGGRMYIQHRVAEYADELWGMIQDPKTHTYICGLKGMEGGIDEALSAAAEKTGVNWSDYQRQMKKEGRWHVETY, from the coding sequence ATGTATAATCCAAGCGCAGCAGGCAAGGCTTCTAACACAATCTACGGGAATCGTCTTTTCGTATACGAGGTTGAAGGTCTACGTCAAAACCTCGAGGCAGACAAGGCAGACTACCCCATTCGCAAGAGTGGCAGTGCCTACATCACCGTGCCCTATGGTCGCATGAATCAGGAGATGCAGCGCATTACTCGCTTAGGCGGTCGGATTGTGAACATTCGTCCCCTTAGCGAAATGAGTCGTGAATTGGCAGAAGCCAATAGTCCATCTTCGAGTGCAGCCCCTCAGCCCAGTCAGTCGGCAGGAGAGAGCAAGGCTATGACGCAGGCGGCAAAGGCTGAAAAGACCACCGTGGTTCCGGTCAATCTTTACCGACCCAAATCACCTTTCATCGGCAAATGCATCAGCAATGAGCCGCTTGTGGGTGAAGACGGGATTGGTATTGTGCAGCATCTTACGTTTGACCTATCGGGCGGCGATCTGCACTACCTAGAAGGGCAAAGTATTGGCATTATCCCTGAAGGGACAGACGACAAGGGCAAGCCTCATAAGCTTCGCCTCTATTCCATCGCTTCGACCCGTCACGGCGATAAGCTTGATGATCAAACCGTTTCCCTCTGCGTGCGGCAGCTTGAATATAAGCACCCAGAAACCAATGAAACGGTGTATGGAGTTTGTTCCACCTATCTCTGCAATTTAGAACCGGGCGCAGACGTGAAAATCACGGGGCCGGTGGGCAAGGAGATGCTGTTGCCTGAGGATCCCGAGGCTAAGGTGATCATGATGGCGACAGGTACCGGGATTGCACCTTTCCGGGCTTACCTATGGCGCATGTTTAAAGAGGAGGAGCGCAAGCTTAATACCGACTACGACTTCAAGGGATTTGCTTGGCTCATCTTTGGGATTCCGGTGACCCCCAACATTCTCTACAAGGAAGAGTTGGAGGCCATTCAAGAGCAGTATCCCGACAACTTCCGTCTTACCTATGCCATTAGCCGTGAGCAGCAAAACCCAGAGGGTGGTCGGATGTATATCCAACACCGGGTGGCTGAATATGCGGATGAGCTGTGGGGCATGATTCAAGATCCCAAGACCCATACCTACATCTGTGGATTGAAGGGTATGGAAGGCGGTATTGATGAAGCGCTTTCGGCAGCGGCAGAGAAGACGGGTGTCAACTGGTCTGACTACCAGCGCCAAATGAAGAAGGAAGGCCGCTGGCACGTCGAAACCTACTAA
- a CDS encoding phosphoribulokinase, giving the protein MSSKPDRIVLIGVAGDSGCGKSTFLRRLADLFGEELMTVICLDDYHSLDRKGRKVAGVTALNPKANNFDLMYEQIKALKEGNAIDKPIYNHETGELDPPERVEPNHIVVIEGLHPMYDERVRSLLDFSVYLDISDEVKISWKIQRDMAERGHTYEDILASINARRPDFEAYVDVQKQYADVVIQILPTKLIPNDEERKVLRVRLIQKEGVADFEPVYLFDEGSTIDWIPCGRKLTCSYPGIRMFYGPDTYYGNNVSVLEVDGQFEKLEELIYIENHLSNTSTKHYGEMTELLLKHKEYPGSNNGSGLFQVLVGLKMRATYEHLVQEAKVAANV; this is encoded by the coding sequence ATGAGCAGTAAGCCAGATCGCATTGTCTTAATTGGCGTAGCCGGAGATTCCGGATGTGGTAAGTCAACCTTTTTGCGCCGTTTGGCGGATCTGTTCGGGGAAGAGTTGATGACCGTCATCTGTTTAGATGACTACCATAGCCTTGACCGCAAGGGGCGGAAGGTGGCTGGCGTCACGGCGCTGAACCCCAAGGCCAACAACTTTGATTTGATGTATGAGCAAATCAAGGCGCTCAAAGAGGGCAATGCGATCGATAAGCCCATCTACAATCACGAGACGGGTGAACTGGATCCGCCAGAGCGGGTTGAGCCTAACCATATCGTGGTGATTGAAGGGCTGCACCCCATGTATGACGAGCGGGTGCGATCGCTCTTAGACTTCAGCGTGTACCTCGACATCAGCGACGAGGTGAAAATCTCTTGGAAGATCCAGCGAGATATGGCTGAGCGTGGGCACACCTACGAGGATATTTTGGCCTCCATCAACGCCCGCCGCCCTGACTTTGAAGCTTACGTAGACGTCCAAAAGCAGTATGCGGATGTCGTCATTCAAATCCTACCCACCAAGCTGATTCCCAACGATGAAGAGCGCAAAGTGCTGCGAGTGCGCCTCATCCAAAAAGAAGGTGTGGCAGACTTCGAGCCGGTATATCTCTTTGATGAGGGCTCAACCATCGACTGGATTCCTTGTGGACGGAAACTCACCTGTTCCTACCCCGGCATTCGGATGTTCTACGGCCCCGATACCTACTACGGCAATAATGTGTCGGTGCTAGAGGTTGATGGTCAGTTTGAGAAGCTTGAGGAACTCATCTATATTGAGAATCACCTCAGCAATACCTCAACGAAGCACTACGGCGAGATGACCGAGTTGCTGCTGAAGCATAAGGAATATCCGGGTTCGAACAACGGTAGCGGACTCTTCCAAGTGTTAGTGGGTCTCAAGATGCGCGCGACCTACGAACATCTCGTCCAAGAGGCTAAGGTTGCTGCTAACGTCTAG
- the psbQ gene encoding photosystem II protein PsbQ has protein sequence MNWTRSMMTWVLVAIAVLVVGCGSAPTNAGPVYTPEEIAQIQRYTTEVSDLRDRLTEAVPPMIANEEWLDVETFIHGPLGELRTKMASLTRSLEPKLQSQSQQTARDVFGHLVKLDEAARGRASVKAIVNYNGAIEDLAAFLNQVPAEVRGTDEPSV, from the coding sequence ATGAATTGGACTCGATCCATGATGACTTGGGTGCTGGTGGCGATCGCCGTTTTGGTGGTGGGCTGCGGTTCTGCGCCGACTAACGCTGGCCCCGTCTATACCCCCGAGGAGATTGCGCAAATCCAGCGGTATACCACTGAGGTTTCCGATCTGCGCGATCGCCTGACCGAGGCGGTACCCCCCATGATTGCCAACGAAGAGTGGCTGGATGTTGAAACGTTTATCCATGGCCCCTTGGGAGAATTGCGAACCAAAATGGCATCGCTAACTCGCAGCCTAGAGCCCAAACTGCAATCCCAGTCTCAACAGACTGCGCGGGATGTTTTTGGGCATCTGGTGAAATTAGATGAGGCGGCTCGCGGTCGAGCCTCGGTCAAGGCAATTGTGAACTATAACGGTGCGATCGAGGATCTAGCCGCATTTCTCAATCAGGTGCCTGCGGAGGTGAGGGGCACGGATGAACCGTCTGTATAG
- the recJ gene encoding single-stranded-DNA-specific exonuclease RecJ — MPGPSLHWQLQPASSVPDWFLKTVQDHVSSSGQFAAQLLWQRGIRTAETLTGFLNPDHYQPTSPSAFGVEIDWAIARIQQACDRQERVAIWGDFDADGVTATSVLWEGLGDFFPAPEQLRYVIPNRLKESHGLTCQGLDDLAQEGVTLVITCDTGSTNLAELDHAQTLGIDVIVTDHHTLPDTRPAVVALINPRSLPRDHPLAHLSGVAVAYKLVEALYQASPKVAGRSLESLLDLVAIGLIADLVQLSGDCRYLAQRGIQRLQLQSGKTPTRPGVARLLELCKRSGDRPTDISYGLGPRINAISRVQGDARFCVELLTSADSDRCRQLAEQTELANARRKSLQRDVVRDVRLRLAQVDLSTTYVIVLDDPQWSVGVLGLVAGQIAREYGRPTILLNSEVTTEHPMARGSARSLHQIDLYDLMQGQQHLLHRFGGHPFAAGLSLPVEHLPLFADAINRDYRQRYGSIEPVVTLDADLVVTVAQLGPDLFRELKLLEPCGIGNPAPLLLIQNCWFEKVSNQNIKDWRGRKVQYIKTQFELWDNSVPQGFPGVWWEHYRDEVPRDRCDALVELDFNAYRKRYEVRLVAVRSQGKAMATTPPKDWILDWRGRSLQDIPTDPTYLVVEHCPTTWNDLYAWFRRAHHQGCALAIAYPQPSAQPPRLIWQELVGIAKYLSRTQQPVSRQRLLQKLGIRDRSLQVGIQALQTLGFTVTSSPEGLQMGYEAAIAEENHALENHERAIALFLAALQEEQFRQRYFYQIPIDTIRSLAQQALMADA, encoded by the coding sequence ATGCCTGGCCCATCTCTTCATTGGCAGCTACAGCCTGCCTCTAGTGTGCCCGATTGGTTTCTGAAAACCGTCCAAGACCATGTGAGCAGTTCTGGGCAGTTTGCCGCTCAGCTTCTATGGCAGCGAGGTATTCGCACCGCAGAGACCTTAACGGGATTCCTCAATCCTGATCACTATCAACCCACCAGCCCCTCAGCCTTTGGGGTTGAAATAGACTGGGCGATCGCTCGTATCCAGCAGGCCTGCGATCGCCAAGAGCGAGTAGCGATCTGGGGCGATTTTGATGCCGATGGGGTGACAGCAACCTCGGTGCTGTGGGAAGGGCTGGGCGACTTTTTTCCGGCACCCGAGCAACTGCGCTACGTCATTCCCAATCGCCTGAAAGAATCCCACGGTCTCACCTGCCAAGGGCTCGATGACCTGGCCCAGGAAGGGGTGACCTTGGTGATCACCTGCGATACCGGCAGCACCAATCTAGCGGAACTGGATCATGCTCAAACCCTAGGCATCGACGTGATTGTCACCGATCACCACACCCTGCCCGACACCCGTCCTGCGGTTGTCGCCTTGATCAATCCCCGCAGTCTGCCCCGCGACCATCCCCTAGCCCACCTCTCCGGCGTGGCCGTGGCCTACAAACTAGTGGAAGCACTTTACCAAGCCAGCCCCAAGGTTGCCGGCCGTTCCCTAGAATCGCTGCTGGATCTGGTTGCCATTGGTCTCATTGCCGATTTGGTGCAGCTTAGCGGCGACTGTCGCTATTTGGCGCAGCGTGGCATTCAGCGGCTGCAACTGCAGAGCGGCAAAACACCCACACGACCGGGCGTGGCAAGGCTGCTAGAACTCTGTAAGCGATCGGGCGATCGCCCCACGGATATTTCCTATGGTCTAGGGCCGCGCATTAATGCCATCAGTCGCGTGCAGGGAGATGCCCGCTTTTGCGTGGAGTTACTCACCAGTGCCGACAGCGATCGCTGTCGGCAGTTGGCTGAACAAACGGAATTGGCCAATGCCCGCCGTAAGTCGCTGCAGAGAGATGTCGTGCGAGATGTGCGTCTGCGTCTGGCGCAGGTGGATTTATCGACGACCTATGTAATTGTGCTGGACGATCCGCAGTGGTCGGTAGGCGTCTTGGGTCTCGTAGCCGGACAAATTGCCCGCGAGTATGGCCGCCCCACCATTCTGCTGAACAGCGAGGTGACGACGGAACACCCCATGGCCCGAGGCTCCGCCCGATCGCTGCACCAGATAGATCTATACGATCTAATGCAGGGACAGCAGCATTTACTCCATCGCTTTGGCGGTCATCCCTTTGCTGCCGGCCTGAGTCTACCGGTGGAGCATCTGCCCCTATTTGCCGATGCCATCAATCGAGACTATCGCCAGCGCTACGGCTCCATCGAACCGGTGGTCACCCTAGATGCAGACTTGGTGGTGACCGTAGCTCAGCTTGGCCCAGATCTATTTCGGGAACTGAAGCTGCTGGAACCTTGTGGTATCGGCAATCCAGCACCGCTACTGCTGATCCAAAACTGCTGGTTTGAGAAAGTGTCGAACCAGAATATTAAAGACTGGCGCGGTCGCAAGGTGCAGTACATCAAAACCCAGTTTGAGCTATGGGACAACTCAGTGCCCCAAGGGTTTCCGGGGGTGTGGTGGGAGCATTATCGAGACGAGGTGCCCCGCGATCGCTGCGATGCTCTTGTGGAACTCGACTTTAATGCCTACCGCAAACGGTATGAGGTGCGGCTAGTAGCCGTGCGCTCCCAGGGAAAGGCCATGGCCACAACTCCGCCCAAGGACTGGATTCTCGACTGGCGAGGGCGATCGCTCCAAGACATCCCTACCGATCCAACCTACCTAGTGGTCGAGCATTGTCCTACCACCTGGAACGACCTCTATGCTTGGTTTCGCCGCGCCCATCACCAAGGTTGTGCCCTAGCGATCGCCTACCCCCAGCCCTCTGCCCAGCCACCAAGGCTGATCTGGCAAGAGCTGGTGGGCATTGCCAAATATCTCAGCCGCACCCAGCAGCCCGTCAGCCGTCAACGGCTGCTGCAGAAGCTAGGCATCCGCGATCGCTCCCTCCAGGTTGGCATCCAGGCCCTGCAAACCCTGGGCTTCACCGTCACATCCTCACCCGAGGGTCTACAAATGGGCTACGAAGCAGCGATCGCTGAGGAAAACCATGCACTGGAGAACCATGAGAGAGCGATCGCCCTATTCCTGGCCGCCCTACAAGAAGAGCAGTTCCGGCAGCGCTATTTTTACCAAATTCCCATCGACACCATTCGTTCCCTAGCTCAGCAAGCCCTGATGGCTGACGCCTGA
- a CDS encoding gas vesicle protein GvpG produces MFFDLLISPITAPLKGLSWIGEKILEQADTQLDDTENLKKQLLELQLRFDMGDLEEEEFELQEEELLLAIQAMEDEARRNAAEDDEE; encoded by the coding sequence ATGTTTTTTGATCTGCTCATATCTCCCATTACGGCTCCCCTGAAGGGTCTGTCCTGGATTGGCGAGAAAATTCTAGAACAGGCAGACACCCAGCTTGACGATACCGAGAACTTGAAAAAGCAACTGTTAGAACTGCAGTTGCGGTTTGATATGGGTGATCTTGAGGAAGAGGAGTTTGAACTGCAAGAAGAGGAATTGCTGCTGGCGATTCAAGCTATGGAAGATGAAGCGCGACGCAATGCAGCAGAGGATGATGAGGAATAG